Proteins from one Leptonema illini DSM 21528 genomic window:
- a CDS encoding carboxyl transferase domain-containing protein encodes MNDTQVDMIASIREQIQTLERWNPGIKRVDPARRSGKLQKVLIANRGEIAKRFFLSLKEEGIRSVAVVTDPDKGQTWYEMADEVVMIGGSLNYTHIPSIIGAAILTGANAIYPGYGFLSENPDFVEAIHLVSEQGLSETPIAFMGPDASIMRRVGNKLDARKLAKEYGVPLFEGTENISDVEHAKKEAARIGYPVIVKLNAGGGGKGMQAVFTEAELAGAIESCQRIGKMLYQDDTYYLEKFIVKPVHIEVQIFNGTAVGIRKCAVQRRNQKIVEESGDHFLSNHTRLALLAAAENMGRISGYEKSGGAGTVEFLYDPDSDAMGFLEMNTRLQVEHPVTDQSLGIDLARWQILLFDGRESEIPFTRVLEKRFIHKDHTIECRIYAEDPENNYTPSPGKIEELDLPTFNGIRCDFGFRRGDRILPDYDPMIGKLIATAETRDEALLRMERALNELYVRGITTNQYQLLRILRSEHFKQGDYTNRLLEEHPDLSQPVQEGELIRQAAILAALAENIKLFREKRDELFFSKDLEAVLHRMDLITLPESYEVEIQGASYEARFLQTGLNTFYAYLNRVFQGEIELLPALSGENDYTFRFEYRSCPVRVDRRPSVQIIRFPDARGRIHFMKVKVSARGASAGRDPAGMVRSPIQGTFVKIHQPGGKPVGRGTPVKKGDPIIVLSAMKMETTISAQADGTLSYLIEDGDLSRLELGRTGDGRVIGRPITEGEVLFVIESGEEATEDTSEPVSNGFPEAPLPTGLSECYRHIFSDRFMEEALKNPDEYLPVVLDLCRLLYLGYNRESLDLINSIVAILKELPENYDLSRMVPESLFADLLSVFTESKRLFSPLAGGNVSYFRETYRMFARWGDVAYQLPTPFRYTIQSIFLSYGVGDYRSTAEYERGLTGTAFLYILRSFHSTRDVPDIMKQVLKHAAQFRRPSSRLKNLLRKLVVQEEAEQEHSLAALATETLNKLGVRSWNMEMTYWVSRKYLPDLRKMKNDPLSFSHIDHQTLRANMEASLAKPSDDLIPSSVKGILREELVSKIDALKSKTTLKRLYSPKDKILIYLAGNEEEQRYFAFGLVDEVVAMRDKDSRIIGSESVERTDIDAVRVLHAYQSIRYLRGNIVDMVIADESVPLDLSSTAPDVYSYQVMMNIVMRLIPFFNDPGIDNNIMSIRAKSPHTGRTVRKRIFATPKQGRIILNLLADNDPRNPYCTTQLDAKTEHLFKLGKWPAELWIDECFDPDTAKEILLPSIDGPADSRVAVGSRIYAGKIRGEDAVFYFKDSRIAGGATGDLEGRKYVAACWLAVAKGCPLYVWNDGAGANIKQGMVSLNRAGEGFFMNALMGANLTPFEIYREIERHDDPVMKQVVDEISVQEGVDGIKNPPASQAFAVAVGVGSSTGLDVYGSSQAAIQVMVDDEQSYRVLTGSAVIKSVTGEDLTNYEIGGARIMNRVTGTVDRVARSNLHLLTVIHELQELFTGVKSLPAIRRIPVSKNKIGRDADDVLTPDIIKANMDNGLFVQFKDEYYGGGALTGGFGRMAGRPVLVMGPRSNMGLRSFQSMVRTAELLIEARKLAADQIVVLGDEWFSETPRTDAATLRARQDVLKLMSTKAGLRIHIATTVGGLRKIMLHSFCDALVFVRDRDYEERDEDVIRNSATHVVNSLDEAFDLSVRIMQLLRPIGSPQVQKADSVPALPAESTQPFDIVSSVIAPAFDANSFVEWWAEMNDSKKGPCLVTGFATLNGESVAILADQPAIMGGAPDAPGTEKFRMFTELAERNGIPIVMLSNAPGFVPGTRQERLRIQQIGGRSLDVNVLSTVPIVSVVLQQNYGGRQIHAFSKYLRPGTVSFALKSSILAVMGGSSAFDLFQGKKYAELRAAGKDAEAEQLRKTFVDDFNTKARAENDALGTGVLDMVIDSVAELRTNLISSLQLSRERNG; translated from the coding sequence ATGAACGATACACAGGTCGATATGATTGCGTCGATTCGCGAGCAGATTCAAACCCTGGAGCGGTGGAATCCTGGAATCAAGCGAGTCGATCCCGCTCGAAGATCTGGAAAACTTCAGAAAGTGCTCATTGCCAACCGCGGCGAAATCGCAAAGCGCTTCTTCCTTTCCCTTAAGGAAGAAGGCATTCGTTCCGTCGCCGTAGTAACCGATCCCGATAAAGGCCAGACATGGTACGAAATGGCCGATGAGGTCGTTATGATCGGCGGTTCACTGAACTATACGCACATACCGTCCATTATCGGAGCCGCCATCCTGACGGGCGCGAATGCCATCTATCCGGGTTACGGATTTCTTTCAGAAAACCCCGACTTCGTCGAAGCCATTCACCTTGTCTCTGAACAGGGTCTGAGCGAAACGCCGATCGCCTTTATGGGCCCCGATGCAAGCATCATGCGCAGAGTCGGCAACAAACTCGACGCGCGAAAGCTTGCTAAAGAATACGGCGTTCCGCTTTTCGAAGGGACCGAAAACATCTCTGACGTAGAGCATGCGAAGAAAGAAGCGGCTCGCATCGGTTATCCTGTTATCGTAAAACTCAATGCCGGCGGCGGCGGAAAAGGCATGCAGGCCGTTTTCACCGAGGCCGAACTGGCCGGCGCCATCGAATCCTGTCAGCGCATCGGCAAGATGCTGTATCAGGACGACACCTATTATCTGGAAAAATTCATCGTTAAGCCCGTTCATATCGAGGTTCAGATCTTTAACGGAACGGCGGTCGGCATTCGCAAATGCGCCGTTCAGCGGCGTAACCAGAAAATCGTCGAAGAGAGCGGCGATCATTTTCTTTCCAACCATACCCGACTCGCTCTGCTTGCCGCGGCCGAGAACATGGGCCGCATCTCAGGTTACGAAAAAAGCGGCGGTGCGGGAACTGTAGAGTTTCTCTATGATCCCGACTCCGACGCGATGGGCTTTCTTGAGATGAACACCCGCCTTCAGGTCGAGCATCCGGTGACGGATCAATCGTTAGGCATCGACCTGGCTCGCTGGCAGATTCTTCTTTTCGACGGCCGGGAATCCGAGATTCCCTTCACGCGAGTTCTTGAGAAGCGTTTCATTCACAAAGATCACACCATTGAGTGCCGTATCTATGCCGAAGACCCCGAGAATAATTACACGCCGTCTCCGGGCAAGATCGAAGAGCTCGACCTGCCGACGTTTAACGGCATCCGCTGCGACTTCGGGTTTCGAAGAGGAGACCGCATCCTGCCTGACTACGATCCGATGATCGGCAAACTCATCGCCACGGCCGAGACGCGCGACGAAGCCTTACTGCGGATGGAGCGAGCCTTAAACGAGCTCTATGTACGCGGAATCACTACGAATCAGTATCAGCTGTTGCGCATCCTGCGTTCCGAGCACTTCAAACAGGGAGATTATACGAACCGTCTGCTTGAAGAGCACCCCGATCTCTCGCAGCCCGTACAGGAAGGCGAACTGATCCGCCAGGCTGCTATTCTTGCAGCACTTGCCGAGAACATCAAACTCTTTCGCGAGAAGCGAGACGAACTCTTCTTCAGCAAAGATCTTGAGGCCGTTCTGCATCGCATGGATCTCATTACGTTGCCCGAAAGCTACGAAGTCGAGATCCAGGGCGCAAGCTACGAAGCGCGGTTTCTACAGACGGGCCTGAATACGTTTTATGCCTATCTGAATCGCGTCTTTCAGGGCGAGATCGAACTGCTACCCGCCCTTTCCGGCGAGAACGACTATACATTCCGCTTCGAATATCGCTCCTGCCCGGTACGCGTCGACAGACGTCCCTCCGTTCAGATCATTCGCTTTCCCGATGCACGAGGGCGCATCCACTTCATGAAGGTGAAGGTCTCGGCCCGCGGCGCAAGCGCCGGACGTGATCCGGCGGGGATGGTACGCTCTCCCATTCAGGGAACGTTCGTCAAGATCCACCAGCCAGGCGGCAAACCGGTGGGACGCGGAACGCCCGTGAAGAAAGGCGATCCCATCATCGTGCTGTCGGCCATGAAGATGGAAACGACGATCAGCGCGCAGGCGGATGGAACGCTTTCCTATCTGATCGAAGACGGGGATCTATCGCGACTCGAGCTCGGTCGCACCGGCGATGGCCGCGTCATCGGACGACCGATCACCGAGGGTGAAGTCCTCTTCGTCATCGAATCGGGCGAAGAGGCGACCGAAGACACCTCAGAGCCTGTATCCAACGGATTTCCCGAAGCCCCTCTTCCGACCGGGCTCAGCGAATGTTATCGTCATATCTTTTCAGATCGCTTCATGGAAGAAGCGCTGAAGAATCCCGACGAATATCTTCCCGTCGTGCTTGATCTGTGCAGACTGCTCTATCTCGGTTATAACCGAGAATCGCTCGATCTCATTAACTCTATAGTCGCTATTCTGAAAGAGTTACCCGAGAACTACGACCTGAGTCGTATGGTTCCGGAATCCCTTTTTGCTGATCTGCTGAGCGTTTTTACTGAAAGCAAAAGGCTCTTCTCGCCGCTTGCAGGTGGAAACGTATCCTACTTCAGAGAAACCTATCGCATGTTCGCCCGCTGGGGCGACGTCGCCTATCAGCTGCCGACGCCGTTTCGCTACACGATTCAGAGTATCTTTCTATCGTACGGCGTTGGCGATTATCGTTCAACGGCCGAATACGAACGAGGGCTGACCGGAACGGCATTTCTTTACATTCTGCGCTCCTTTCACTCGACGCGCGACGTCCCCGACATCATGAAGCAGGTGCTGAAACATGCGGCGCAATTCCGGCGTCCGAGCAGCCGGCTCAAGAACCTGCTTCGTAAGCTTGTCGTTCAGGAAGAGGCCGAACAGGAACACTCCCTGGCCGCACTTGCCACCGAGACATTGAACAAGCTGGGCGTACGTTCGTGGAATATGGAGATGACCTACTGGGTTTCGCGTAAGTATCTGCCCGATCTTCGCAAGATGAAGAACGATCCGCTCTCCTTCTCGCATATCGATCATCAGACGCTACGGGCCAACATGGAAGCGTCTCTTGCAAAGCCGTCAGATGATCTCATTCCCTCTTCGGTGAAAGGCATCCTGCGAGAGGAGCTTGTCAGTAAGATCGACGCGCTTAAAAGCAAAACCACGCTGAAGCGCCTCTACTCGCCGAAAGATAAGATCCTCATTTACCTCGCCGGCAACGAAGAAGAGCAGCGTTATTTTGCCTTCGGTCTGGTCGACGAAGTCGTCGCCATGCGCGATAAAGACAGCCGCATCATCGGAAGCGAATCCGTCGAGAGAACCGACATCGACGCCGTCCGCGTCCTGCACGCCTACCAGTCCATTCGTTATCTGCGCGGAAATATCGTCGACATGGTCATCGCCGATGAATCTGTTCCGCTTGATCTCTCGTCTACGGCTCCGGACGTTTACAGTTATCAGGTGATGATGAATATCGTCATGCGACTCATCCCCTTCTTCAATGATCCGGGCATCGATAACAACATCATGAGCATACGGGCGAAGTCTCCGCACACCGGCCGTACGGTGCGCAAGCGGATCTTCGCCACTCCGAAGCAGGGACGCATCATCCTCAATCTGCTTGCGGATAACGATCCAAGAAACCCCTACTGCACGACGCAGCTTGATGCGAAAACCGAGCATCTTTTCAAACTCGGCAAATGGCCGGCGGAACTCTGGATCGACGAATGCTTTGATCCCGATACGGCGAAAGAGATATTGCTCCCGTCCATTGATGGGCCGGCCGATTCTCGTGTCGCCGTCGGTAGCCGTATCTATGCGGGTAAGATCCGCGGCGAAGACGCCGTTTTCTATTTCAAGGATTCGCGCATCGCCGGCGGAGCGACCGGCGACCTCGAAGGAAGAAAGTATGTGGCCGCCTGCTGGCTTGCTGTGGCGAAAGGATGCCCGCTTTACGTCTGGAATGACGGCGCCGGAGCGAATATCAAGCAGGGCATGGTGTCGTTGAACAGAGCCGGTGAAGGCTTCTTTATGAATGCGCTTATGGGCGCCAACCTCACGCCATTCGAAATCTACCGCGAGATTGAACGCCATGATGATCCGGTAATGAAACAGGTCGTCGATGAGATCAGCGTCCAGGAAGGCGTTGACGGCATAAAGAATCCGCCTGCCTCGCAGGCCTTTGCCGTCGCCGTCGGTGTCGGATCATCCACCGGCCTCGACGTTTACGGTTCCAGTCAGGCCGCCATTCAGGTGATGGTCGACGACGAACAGTCGTATCGCGTGCTTACAGGCTCGGCCGTCATCAAGTCGGTCACGGGTGAAGATCTGACTAACTATGAGATCGGCGGGGCGCGCATCATGAACAGGGTCACCGGTACAGTCGACCGGGTGGCGCGCAGCAACCTGCATCTGCTCACGGTAATTCATGAGCTTCAGGAGCTTTTCACCGGCGTGAAAAGCCTGCCGGCAATCCGTCGCATTCCTGTCTCGAAAAATAAGATCGGCCGCGACGCCGACGACGTGTTAACCCCCGACATCATCAAAGCGAACATGGACAACGGCCTATTCGTTCAGTTCAAAGACGAATATTACGGAGGCGGCGCGCTGACAGGCGGTTTCGGCCGCATGGCTGGCCGACCTGTTCTTGTGATGGGACCGCGCAGCAACATGGGTCTGCGCTCGTTTCAGTCAATGGTGCGAACGGCCGAGCTTCTGATCGAGGCCCGCAAACTGGCAGCCGATCAGATCGTCGTTCTCGGTGATGAATGGTTCAGCGAAACGCCGCGCACCGACGCCGCCACGTTGCGCGCCCGTCAGGACGTGCTCAAGCTCATGTCGACGAAGGCAGGATTGCGCATTCATATCGCCACCACGGTCGGCGGATTACGCAAGATCATGCTGCATTCGTTTTGCGACGCTCTGGTCTTCGTACGTGATAGAGACTATGAAGAACGCGACGAAGACGTTATCCGAAACAGCGCCACGCATGTAGTGAACAGCCTCGATGAGGCCTTTGATCTTTCCGTTCGCATCATGCAGCTGCTTCGTCCGATTGGCTCGCCACAGGTCCAGAAGGCGGATTCCGTTCCGGCACTACCCGCAGAATCGACACAGCCTTTCGATATCGTAAGCTCGGTGATCGCCCCGGCATTTGATGCGAACAGCTTCGTCGAATGGTGGGCGGAGATGAACGACTCGAAGAAGGGCCCCTGCCTTGTCACAGGCTTCGCCACTTTAAACGGAGAATCGGTAGCCATCCTGGCCGATCAACCTGCCATCATGGGAGGGGCTCCCGACGCTCCGGGCACCGAAAAATTCCGCATGTTTACCGAGCTGGCGGAGCGCAACGGCATCCCCATCGTCATGCTTTCGAACGCACCTGGCTTTGTTCCGGGAACGCGGCAGGAGCGTCTGCGCATTCAGCAGATCGGCGGACGTTCTCTTGATGTGAACGTTCTTTCCACTGTTCCGATCGTATCGGTCGTGTTGCAACAGAACTATGGCGGGCGTCAGATCCATGCCTTCAGCAAATATCTGCGCCCGGGAACGGTCTCTTTTGCGCTTAAAAGCTCTATCCTCGCCGTCATGGGTGGCAGCTCGGCCTTTGATCTTTTTCAGGGAAAAAAATACGCCGAGCTGCGCGCAGCGGGGAAGGATGCCGAGGCCGAACAGCTGCGCAAAACCTTTGTCGATGACTTCAACACAAAGGCCCGCGCAGAAAACGATGCTCTCGGAACGGGAGTGCTCGACATGGTCATCGATTCGGTCGCCGAGCTGCGCACCAATCTGATCTCGTCGCTTCAGCTATCGCGTGAACGCAACGGCTGA
- the dacB gene encoding D-alanyl-D-alanine carboxypeptidase/D-alanyl-D-alanine endopeptidase has protein sequence MRRSRNSILVILLSSISFFAACGKSSAAFEKQLSEAALRPVAAPASVAPETIGYVLFDPATGTVVEEFNRRLPLIPASTTKVLTLGLALRDLGTDYRFKTTLGYNGDLETGDLVLSGGEDPELRVRDLLSLLGQLQSRIGTEWTGRFYYAGEPLFARDRIDESMEAEAAYNPALGSLSLDSNIIYLRWKKTKGSSEAHLVPSLPGIDLSLLNKEPGEEDEREVLYAGQGEGWLLRKPKQPEGMRAVPVKDAGLFTGRVFQRLAATRGVRIPDPQPATTPDADRTLAVHESRPLEAIAEQILATSDNVMTELVLLHLAKKESSRPLPLHEAATFLENQYRSRMPGLDWTGFQLRNGSGLTSGNRITAEQLLASLLYADSINGGIERLLPIGGWTQGMMGRLNRPDEAFRVVAKAGGIYYSVSLTGFVYPKSGRRLAFAIMITDLNRRKAYESANDKLSRRKSNEARMWMMQNREALDGIVSSWISRY, from the coding sequence ATGCGCCGTTCACGAAACTCCATACTCGTCATTCTGCTCTCATCGATTTCTTTCTTTGCCGCATGCGGAAAAAGCAGCGCCGCCTTCGAAAAGCAACTCAGCGAGGCCGCGCTGCGACCGGTAGCGGCCCCTGCGTCCGTTGCTCCTGAGACGATCGGCTATGTGCTCTTTGATCCTGCAACGGGAACGGTCGTCGAGGAGTTTAACCGAAGACTGCCGCTGATTCCTGCTTCGACGACGAAGGTGCTGACGCTCGGCCTCGCCCTGCGCGACCTCGGCACCGATTACCGCTTCAAGACGACGCTTGGCTACAACGGCGATCTCGAAACAGGCGACCTTGTGCTCTCCGGAGGCGAGGATCCCGAGCTGCGCGTTCGCGATCTTCTGAGTCTGCTCGGTCAGTTACAGAGCCGCATCGGGACGGAATGGACGGGCCGATTCTATTATGCCGGCGAGCCGCTCTTTGCAAGAGATCGCATCGATGAATCCATGGAAGCGGAAGCGGCATACAATCCGGCGCTCGGCTCCCTTTCCCTTGATTCAAATATCATCTATCTGCGCTGGAAGAAGACAAAAGGATCGTCTGAAGCGCATCTCGTTCCCTCCCTGCCCGGCATCGATCTTTCGCTTTTGAACAAAGAACCGGGAGAGGAGGACGAACGAGAGGTTCTCTATGCGGGCCAGGGAGAGGGATGGCTTCTTCGTAAGCCGAAGCAGCCCGAGGGCATGCGCGCCGTTCCTGTAAAAGACGCCGGACTTTTTACGGGAAGGGTCTTTCAGAGGTTAGCCGCCACTCGGGGCGTGCGTATTCCCGATCCTCAACCGGCCACAACCCCCGACGCCGACAGAACTCTGGCCGTTCATGAAAGTCGGCCTCTTGAAGCGATCGCCGAGCAGATTCTTGCCACAAGCGATAATGTGATGACCGAGCTCGTACTGCTTCATCTTGCAAAAAAAGAATCGAGCAGGCCGCTGCCGCTCCATGAAGCGGCCACCTTTCTGGAAAACCAGTATCGTTCTCGAATGCCAGGTCTTGACTGGACCGGCTTTCAGCTGCGCAACGGCTCTGGACTGACATCGGGCAATCGTATTACTGCCGAACAACTGCTTGCCTCGCTTCTGTACGCCGATTCAATAAACGGAGGCATTGAGCGGCTGCTGCCCATCGGCGGATGGACCCAGGGCATGATGGGGCGGCTGAACCGGCCCGATGAAGCCTTTCGCGTCGTAGCCAAAGCCGGGGGGATTTATTATTCTGTCTCGTTGACTGGATTTGTTTATCCGAAATCCGGGCGACGGCTCGCCTTCGCAATAATGATCACGGACCTGAATCGTAGAAAAGCATACGAATCGGCGAACGATAAGCTATCACGTCGAAAAAGCAACGAAGCCCGCATGTGGATGATGCAGAATCGCGAGGCGCTGGATGGCATCGTATCTTCATGGATCTCTCGATACTGA
- a CDS encoding adenylate/guanylate cyclase domain-containing protein: MKTTEKLNDEQPIEIADGIYWIGFADFEAGFSNNPYLVADGNEAVLFDPGPGHPVFRDIVYSKIRQIIDPAKIRYIVVHHQDPDLCGLIPFLENQLHPELTVMAHPRTALFLPYYGIRRPIVPVGDGDQLQLASGRRIQMIHTPYVHFAGSMVSYDINTESLFSSDIFAVFNRNWSLFADTSYIEHAKSFLEHYVESEASLQFAYERFKKLSLKRILPQHGGIIVDEIDQFLDLLKEARPGRLLRELKDSPTETQLHRITEESRLWLSEWLGLPLSTDSSLEQLLQAAMDHSITTVALFMEEVSRVADRTGTSNPLIAGRTHSSETLKAAPVKKILDSVVERYQTRSVGFNENNTAEEALQQGLTAHRKEAYIAFIDIRRFTAWSSDKTPERIISQLSEQHEAVSSVLQANGGFINKIIGDGILAYFPASTQQSGDAALHACIEVQKQIASRRMLGVGIGLARGEVVLGDLGEKTRLDYTLIGSAVNHASRLSDGADRGEVLISESVLDGLTERSLQRISKLRTSDTISIKIKPYDPELEAIRLRVVQYGTAGTAGI, encoded by the coding sequence ATGAAAACAACCGAGAAATTGAACGACGAGCAACCGATTGAAATCGCCGATGGAATCTACTGGATCGGCTTTGCCGACTTCGAGGCCGGATTCTCGAATAACCCCTATCTTGTAGCTGACGGAAACGAGGCCGTGCTCTTCGATCCCGGTCCCGGGCATCCCGTCTTTCGCGACATCGTCTATTCCAAGATTCGCCAGATCATCGACCCCGCAAAGATTCGTTACATCGTAGTTCATCACCAGGACCCCGACCTGTGTGGCCTGATCCCTTTTCTTGAAAACCAGCTGCACCCCGAGCTTACCGTAATGGCTCATCCGAGAACGGCTCTGTTTCTTCCGTATTACGGTATTCGTCGCCCCATCGTGCCAGTAGGAGACGGCGATCAACTGCAACTCGCCTCGGGTCGTCGCATACAGATGATTCATACGCCTTATGTTCATTTTGCCGGCAGCATGGTCAGCTACGATATAAATACCGAGAGTCTTTTCTCATCCGACATCTTCGCTGTGTTTAACCGAAACTGGAGCCTTTTTGCCGATACGTCATATATCGAGCATGCGAAAAGTTTTCTCGAACACTACGTTGAGAGCGAGGCCTCTCTGCAATTCGCCTACGAACGATTCAAAAAACTGTCGTTAAAACGCATTCTGCCTCAGCACGGCGGCATCATCGTCGACGAAATCGATCAATTTCTTGATTTATTGAAAGAGGCCCGTCCCGGTCGCCTGTTACGCGAACTGAAAGACTCGCCGACGGAAACCCAGCTGCATAGAATAACCGAAGAATCCCGTCTGTGGCTTTCGGAGTGGTTGGGCCTGCCTCTCTCGACCGATAGCTCGCTCGAACAGCTGCTGCAAGCGGCAATGGATCATTCCATCACCACCGTAGCTCTCTTTATGGAAGAGGTTTCCAGGGTCGCAGACAGAACCGGAACTTCCAATCCTCTCATCGCCGGACGAACTCACAGCAGTGAAACGTTGAAGGCCGCTCCGGTAAAAAAGATTCTCGACTCAGTCGTCGAACGCTACCAGACGCGAAGCGTCGGCTTCAACGAAAACAACACGGCCGAAGAGGCTCTGCAACAGGGTCTGACGGCACATCGCAAAGAGGCCTATATTGCCTTCATCGACATCCGACGTTTCACGGCATGGAGCTCAGACAAAACTCCAGAAAGGATCATCTCACAGCTGAGCGAGCAGCACGAAGCGGTCAGCTCTGTGCTTCAGGCGAACGGAGGGTTCATCAACAAGATCATCGGCGACGGCATCCTCGCATATTTCCCGGCCAGCACACAACAGTCTGGCGATGCGGCGCTGCATGCCTGTATCGAAGTGCAGAAGCAGATCGCCTCGCGCCGTATGCTCGGCGTCGGAATCGGACTTGCCCGCGGCGAAGTCGTGCTCGGCGACCTCGGCGAAAAAACCCGCCTCGACTATACGTTGATCGGCTCTGCCGTTAACCATGCGTCTCGGCTTTCGGACGGCGCCGACCGCGGCGAAGTGCTCATTTCTGAAAGCGTCCTCGATGGTTTAACCGAAAGGTCCTTGCAGAGAATCTCAAAGCTGCGCACCTCTGACACGATCTCGATCAAGATCAAGCCCTACGATCCCGAGCTTGAAGCGATCCGACTTCGCGTAGTGCAATATGGGACCGCCGGAACTGCCGGAATCTGA
- a CDS encoding c-type cytochrome, whose amino-acid sequence MKASAISIPLRLALLFSVVLLAGAGFLLADEWDKSQEEKWNKAFMETVAEGDRLFHGPELAGNTVQCAMCHPNATNTHPETYPKFQKQLGKVATMREMINWCIRNPLQGTELKYDDPKMIAIEAYILYERRNVPLAPGKH is encoded by the coding sequence ATGAAAGCGTCTGCCATTTCGATTCCGTTGCGTCTGGCTCTTCTGTTTTCGGTCGTTCTTCTGGCCGGAGCGGGCTTTCTTCTCGCAGACGAATGGGATAAAAGCCAGGAAGAGAAGTGGAATAAGGCCTTCATGGAAACCGTTGCAGAAGGGGATCGACTGTTTCACGGTCCGGAGCTTGCGGGCAATACGGTGCAGTGTGCGATGTGCCATCCGAATGCCACAAACACGCATCCTGAGACATACCCGAAGTTCCAGAAGCAGCTGGGAAAGGTGGCGACGATGCGCGAGATGATTAACTGGTGCATCCGTAATCCGCTTCAGGGGACGGAGCTGAAGTATGATGATCCGAAGATGATCGCCATCGAAGCGTATATTCTCTATGAACGTCGGAACGTGCCGCTTGCGCCGGGAAAACACTGA
- a CDS encoding metallophosphoesterase family protein, producing the protein MEKGISRADFLRRAGGALAATLPLSLIEISCGGGGGRAKASNEKFTFAFISDPHLTHIKGTQFVRNFDSGLNKAIETVNLLFPKPDFVVFGGDLAQLGKKEELDHGMQMLSRVNAPIKYVIGEHDYYLDLGKYWEEKISKLYYSFDHKGVHFVVLNSILTDEKWIAKWPSAEERMNQMARLDNPEGSPFMVGDAQLAWLKKDLEAVDSKTPLIVLSHSPLYKIFKPWNFWTDDAEKVQAELKRFNTVTVFHGHVHQVLYNQIDNISFYALMSTGWPWPYPESYKQDTHYIPKMTVFMNRQDPFHERDGTGWAFVNFENGREEMTYKLWENRDRVVAYDDSVGHPVDREYQSPEKRTLSQTHY; encoded by the coding sequence GCAACGTTGCCGCTCAGTCTGATCGAGATCAGCTGCGGCGGAGGAGGAGGGCGAGCAAAGGCATCGAATGAAAAGTTCACTTTCGCCTTTATCTCTGATCCGCATCTGACCCATATCAAAGGCACACAGTTCGTGCGCAACTTTGACAGCGGTCTGAACAAGGCCATCGAAACGGTGAATCTTCTTTTTCCGAAGCCTGACTTTGTCGTCTTTGGCGGCGATCTGGCACAGCTCGGGAAAAAAGAAGAGCTGGATCACGGCATGCAGATGCTATCGAGGGTGAATGCGCCCATCAAATACGTCATCGGAGAGCATGACTATTATCTGGATCTTGGAAAGTACTGGGAAGAGAAGATCAGCAAACTCTACTATTCGTTCGACCACAAGGGAGTACATTTCGTCGTTTTGAATAGCATCCTTACCGACGAAAAGTGGATTGCAAAGTGGCCGTCCGCCGAAGAGCGCATGAATCAGATGGCCCGACTGGATAACCCTGAAGGATCGCCGTTTATGGTCGGAGATGCGCAGCTTGCATGGCTGAAGAAGGATCTTGAAGCCGTCGATTCGAAAACGCCGCTGATCGTGCTTTCACATTCGCCGCTGTATAAGATCTTCAAGCCGTGGAACTTCTGGACCGACGACGCCGAGAAGGTGCAGGCCGAACTGAAGCGGTTCAACACGGTGACGGTCTTTCACGGCCATGTGCATCAGGTTCTGTATAACCAGATCGATAACATCAGCTTCTACGCCCTGATGTCGACGGGATGGCCGTGGCCGTATCCGGAAAGCTACAAGCAGGATACTCACTATATTCCGAAGATGACGGTTTTCATGAATCGGCAGGATCCTTTCCATGAAAGAGACGGAACAGGCTGGGCCTTTGTGAATTTTGAGAACGGACGAGAAGAGATGACCTACAAGCTCTGGGAGAACAGAGATCGCGTCGTCGCCTACGATGATTCTGTTGGCCATCCCGTCGACCGTGAGTATCAATCCCCTGAGAAGAGGACTCTCTCTCAGACGCATTATTGA